A genomic stretch from Shewanella sediminis HAW-EB3 includes:
- the mltF gene encoding membrane-bound lytic murein transglycosylase MltF: protein MKKLLFVLLTITLLASCQKVSVEQTKVIPEPIKKTTLNVGTLYGAQIFVTTGQGEAGFDFEMASRFAEYLKLELKMKPYSNISELYQALESGEVDLLAAGLADTPTRREKFRLGPPLYRVNQVLVYKQGTPIPKDVSTLEDNITVITDSSFVETLSQLQKLYPELVWEQEKEKDSEELMAMIARGEITYTIADSSTFEINRRYLPELRAGPILKEKQAIVWLLPPKNSDQLMSDLLTFWHYEKRSGTLAHLNEKYFAHVKRFDYVDTRAFLRAIDNKLPKYKESFQHYANGIDWRKLAATAYQESHWNPNARSPTGVRGLMMLTLPTAKQVGIKNRLDPIQSIKGGAKYLNDILNRLPDSIPENQRMWFALASYNIGYGHVEDARKLAQSMGLNPSAWRDLKEVLPLLHKRKYYQRTRYGYARGNEAVHYVDSIRRYYDTLVWVDNQNQLLIDEKASAEESQLAEKIGGKQENLSGAQPQ from the coding sequence ATGAAAAAACTTTTGTTTGTCTTGCTCACTATAACCTTGCTGGCGTCTTGCCAGAAGGTAAGTGTGGAACAAACAAAGGTGATACCCGAACCAATAAAGAAAACCACACTTAATGTTGGAACCCTCTATGGTGCACAAATATTTGTGACTACAGGGCAAGGTGAGGCCGGATTCGATTTTGAGATGGCGAGTCGATTTGCTGAATATCTTAAATTAGAACTTAAGATGAAACCTTACTCCAATATCAGCGAGCTTTATCAAGCGCTCGAGAGTGGTGAAGTCGATCTGCTTGCAGCAGGACTTGCCGATACCCCGACTCGACGGGAGAAATTCCGCTTAGGCCCACCTCTGTATCGGGTTAATCAGGTCTTGGTCTATAAGCAAGGAACCCCGATACCTAAAGATGTTTCGACGCTGGAAGATAACATTACCGTTATCACCGACTCCTCTTTTGTTGAAACTCTATCTCAACTGCAAAAACTCTATCCTGAACTGGTGTGGGAGCAGGAGAAAGAGAAAGACAGCGAAGAGCTAATGGCCATGATTGCCAGAGGCGAAATCACCTATACCATCGCCGACTCGAGCACCTTTGAGATCAACAGGCGCTACCTGCCAGAGTTAAGGGCCGGCCCCATTCTTAAAGAGAAACAGGCGATAGTCTGGCTATTGCCACCGAAAAACAGCGATCAACTCATGAGTGATCTGCTCACATTCTGGCACTATGAGAAACGCTCGGGCACCCTTGCACACCTCAATGAAAAGTATTTCGCCCATGTCAAACGCTTCGATTATGTCGATACCCGTGCATTTCTCAGGGCTATCGATAACAAGCTACCGAAATATAAGGAAAGTTTTCAACATTATGCCAATGGTATCGACTGGCGAAAGCTTGCCGCCACCGCTTATCAGGAATCTCACTGGAATCCGAATGCCCGCTCGCCAACCGGGGTGAGAGGCTTGATGATGCTGACACTTCCGACGGCAAAACAGGTTGGTATAAAAAATCGACTCGACCCGATACAGAGTATCAAGGGAGGAGCGAAGTACCTCAATGATATTCTTAACCGGTTACCCGACTCTATCCCTGAAAATCAGCGAATGTGGTTTGCCTTAGCCTCCTACAATATCGGCTATGGACATGTCGAAGACGCGCGTAAACTGGCACAATCGATGGGACTGAATCCCAGCGCTTGGCGGGATCTGAAAGAGGTCCTCCCCCTGCTTCACAAACGTAAATACTATCAACGCACCCGATACGGCTATGCCCGTGGTAATGAGGCCGTTCACTATGTCGATAGTATCAGGCGCTATTATGATACGTTAGTCTGGGTAGATAACCAGAACCAACTCTTGATAGATGAAAAAGCATCGGCCGAAGAGTCTCAGCTCGCTGAGAAAATCGGAGGCAAGCAAGAGAACCTATCGGGTGCCCAGCCCCAATAA
- a CDS encoding GGDEF domain-containing protein, which produces MFVLVFSAILTLVIIQGTTQVDNVMTIESGMEAVRVIICLVMLFLIESTNDQRQIYTPLLFGISALYLGNLLNFLDDIYDLGRPQIALIEDLFETAGLISVLVGVTLWAQHHQNQIKYLLKLSRIDPLTGLLNRRAAIAAIKAYGKEDVQEPGNTSPKEWSFKHEADKPIHCVMILDLDHFKGVNDTLGHDAGDKLLCDISSLLQQQSQNDCIIARWGGEEFLVYHRANSKEECLDLALSLKYKIGHHPFSYDTTPIKVTVSIGVSTYSAEEFYLFEAIKHADTALYQAKAAGRDYVQMAQ; this is translated from the coding sequence TTGTTTGTACTTGTATTCTCAGCGATACTGACTCTGGTTATTATCCAAGGTACGACTCAAGTTGATAACGTGATGACTATCGAGTCCGGCATGGAAGCTGTCAGAGTCATTATCTGCTTAGTCATGCTGTTTTTAATCGAATCCACTAATGACCAACGACAAATTTACACACCTCTGTTATTTGGCATAAGCGCGCTTTACCTGGGTAATCTGCTTAATTTTTTGGATGACATTTATGATTTAGGTCGACCGCAAATCGCCCTTATCGAAGACCTGTTTGAAACCGCCGGGTTAATCAGCGTACTGGTCGGAGTCACTTTATGGGCACAGCATCATCAAAACCAGATCAAATATTTATTGAAACTGTCGAGAATCGACCCTCTAACCGGCCTACTCAATCGACGCGCAGCCATAGCTGCAATTAAAGCTTATGGGAAAGAGGACGTTCAGGAGCCGGGCAATACTTCCCCAAAGGAGTGGAGTTTCAAACATGAAGCTGACAAACCGATACACTGTGTCATGATACTGGACTTAGACCACTTTAAGGGGGTGAATGATACCTTAGGTCATGATGCAGGGGACAAGTTACTCTGTGACATCTCGAGTCTTTTGCAGCAACAGAGTCAAAATGATTGCATCATTGCGCGCTGGGGAGGAGAGGAATTTCTGGTCTATCACAGAGCCAATTCGAAGGAGGAGTGTTTAGATCTCGCACTATCTCTCAAGTATAAAATCGGTCATCACCCTTTTAGTTATGATACCACCCCAATCAAGGTTACCGTCAGCATCGGTGTAAGCACCTACTCTGCAGAGGAGTTCTATCTATTCGAAGCGATCAAACATGCCGATACAGCCTTGTATCAAGCAAAGGCTGCGGGCAGAGATTACGTACAGATGGCTCAATAA
- the tadA gene encoding tRNA adenosine(34) deaminase TadA, with translation MTQLDRDIHFMALAMLQAAEAEARGEVPVGAVLVKDDKVVAVGSNDCIGQHDPSAHAEMQCLREAGRLVENYRLLDTTLYVTLEPCAMCAGAMVHSRVSRLVFGAKDEKTGAAGSVVDLVRHPRFNHQLEVNNGVLEQECSEQLSQFFRRRRKEKKEQKRELKRLEALKNDSNDPAS, from the coding sequence TTGACTCAACTAGATAGAGATATCCATTTTATGGCACTCGCCATGCTGCAGGCTGCCGAAGCCGAGGCGAGGGGGGAAGTACCTGTGGGCGCCGTTCTGGTAAAGGACGATAAGGTGGTCGCGGTTGGCTCAAATGATTGCATTGGACAGCACGATCCCAGTGCGCATGCCGAGATGCAGTGTTTGCGTGAGGCTGGCAGGCTTGTTGAGAATTACCGCCTGCTCGATACGACCCTCTATGTGACGCTTGAGCCGTGCGCCATGTGCGCCGGAGCCATGGTGCATTCACGAGTCTCACGATTGGTTTTTGGTGCTAAAGATGAGAAGACCGGGGCAGCAGGCTCCGTTGTCGATCTGGTCAGGCACCCGAGATTTAACCATCAGCTGGAGGTAAACAATGGTGTACTCGAGCAGGAATGTAGTGAGCAGCTGAGTCAATTTTTCCGTCGGCGCCGCAAGGAGAAGAAAGAGCAGAAAAGGGAGCTGAAGCGGTTAGAAGCATTGAAAAATGATAGCAATGACCCGGCTAGCTAG